The following proteins are encoded in a genomic region of Nicotiana sylvestris chromosome 4, ASM39365v2, whole genome shotgun sequence:
- the LOC138889815 gene encoding uncharacterized protein, producing the protein MKSLSINVPLVEALEKMPSYAKFMKDLVTKKCYMDCETIKMTHQVSDIVHSMAPKLEDPDAFTIPCTIRSADFAKALCDLGASINLMPYSVFKTLGIGQPRLTSMRLQMADRSMKRPLGIIDDVLVRVDKFILSADFVILDCEVDYEVPIILGKPFLATGKALIDVKEGELTFQVGDEKVVFHVCKSMK; encoded by the coding sequence atgaagagcttgtccattaatgtgcctttggtggaggctcttgaaaaAATGCCgagctatgcaaaattcatgaaagacttggtcacaaagaagtgttacatggattgtgaaactataaagatgactcaccaagttagtgatATAGTTCATTCAATGGCCCctaagcttgaagatcccgatgccttcaccattccttgcaccattagaagtgcggattttgccaaggctctatgtgatttgggagctagtatcaatttgatgccctattcagtGTTTAAAAccttgggaattgggcaacctaggctaacttccatgaggttacaaatggcagatagatcgatgaagagacctttgggtattattgatgatgtgcttgtccgtgtggacaaatttatcttgtcagctgactttgtgatcttggactgcgaAGTGGACTacgaagttccaatcatattgggaaaacctttcctagctacggggaaggcattgatAGATGTGAAAgaaggggaactcaccttccaggtgggtgatgaaaaggtggtttttcatgtgtgcaagtctatGAAGTAG